A section of the Delphinus delphis chromosome 1, mDelDel1.2, whole genome shotgun sequence genome encodes:
- the LOC132424665 gene encoding LOW QUALITY PROTEIN: uncharacterized protein (The sequence of the model RefSeq protein was modified relative to this genomic sequence to represent the inferred CDS: inserted 5 bases in 3 codons; deleted 3 bases in 2 codons; substituted 3 bases at 3 genomic stop codons) → MCICFCRGGGGVSAPCPAMQGVGXDFSREGARPGPGPKSSRHXHPLLLQGTAKAKPSSGQDYVYWVDPWRKRXQREAEAEREXRGDPDPAARSGSDHHPISPFLQPPVTESGRELKFWVERWPFSGAPTRPXPIRVELLTSVVSPAKGRSCHQQPPSQPQAAEETLQLRLNHCDPSLNFKSWGFREGSGAESCYPQAHSCPSLCHFPAPELAHLXALAPWIPLPGAFQIQQKHFFFFLESRTPSSMRSGGGKGSL, encoded by the exons ATGTGTATCTGTTTCTGTAGGGGTGGAGGGGGAGTGTCGGCCCCCTGCCCAGCTATGCAGGGGGTGGGGTAGGACTTTTCCAGAGAGGGAGccaggcctggccctggcccCAAGAGCTCACGCC CCCACCCCTTACTTCTCCAGGGAACTGCCAAAGCCAAACCCAGCTCAGGACAGGATTATGTGTACTGGGTAGACCCATGGAGAAAGAGGtagcagagagaagcagaggcagagagggagtaGAGAGGGGACCCGGACCCGGCAGCAAGAAGTGGCAGTGATCATCACcccatctctcctttccttcaacCTCCAGTAACAGAGTCAGGCAGAGAGCTGAAGTTTTGGGTGGAACGTTGGCCCTTCTCTGGAGCCCCTACCCGCCC CCCCATCAGGGTGGAGTTGCTGACCTCAGTGGTCAGCCCAGCCAAGGGAAGGAGCTGCCATCAGCAACCCCCTTCCCAACCCCAAGCAGCTGAGGAGACCCTGCAGCTCAGGCTCAACCACTGTGATCCCTCCCTTAACTTC AAGTCCTGGGGTTTCAGGGAGGGAAGTGGGGCTGAGAGTTGCTACCCCCAAGCACATTCCTGCCCTTCTCTCTGTCATTTTCCTGCCCCTGAGCTGGCCCACCT GGCATTAGCTCCTTGGATTCCTCTCCCGGGTGCCTTTCAGATccaacagaaacat tttttttttttcctggaaagcaGAACTCCGAGCAGCatgaggagtgggggtgggaagggctCATTGTGA